In the Gemmatimonadota bacterium genome, one interval contains:
- a CDS encoding DUF2791 family P-loop domain-containing protein — protein MIRLEDYLAFARSEYLGDFIRAGGAAVKFVVPSAGASATDVHAGLEEAAREHGYVYAQVNANDVKVHMIDKVFHAIALQVPWNDLAHSVVVRSLAGLGFRLPEDQTDLSLDIVARINDYDPNEIRLEFNRRLQQEIFRDYEMAQEFRIAMIRLCQAHVDGSASVQYARAAVVDWLSGSLRAISTLKPAGIYQKIVRHNARHMLFSLARWLTKAGRSGLVLDLDIGRLAVSRRLAEDEGFHYSRAAVLDVYEVLRQLIDATDELTSCFVLVACAPEFLNDFSRGLEVYQALKLRIWDEVHDRRRTNPLSALIRVSPSAEPWTVPA, from the coding sequence ATGATTCGGCTCGAGGACTACCTCGCCTTCGCCCGCTCGGAATACCTGGGCGACTTCATCCGTGCCGGCGGTGCCGCGGTCAAGTTCGTCGTCCCCTCCGCTGGCGCCTCGGCCACGGACGTGCACGCCGGCCTGGAAGAGGCCGCCCGAGAGCATGGTTACGTCTATGCCCAAGTCAACGCGAACGACGTCAAGGTCCACATGATCGATAAAGTTTTCCACGCCATCGCGCTGCAGGTGCCATGGAATGACCTTGCCCACTCCGTAGTGGTGCGCAGCCTGGCGGGGCTGGGCTTTCGTTTGCCTGAGGACCAAACTGACCTTTCGCTCGACATCGTCGCCCGGATCAACGACTACGACCCGAACGAGATCCGCCTCGAGTTCAACCGCCGCCTTCAGCAGGAGATCTTCCGGGATTACGAGATGGCGCAGGAGTTCCGCATCGCCATGATCCGGCTCTGCCAGGCGCACGTGGACGGGAGCGCCTCCGTTCAATACGCGCGCGCTGCAGTCGTCGACTGGCTCAGCGGCTCGCTGCGGGCGATATCGACCCTCAAGCCCGCGGGCATCTACCAGAAGATCGTACGCCACAACGCCCGGCACATGCTCTTCTCGCTGGCGCGGTGGCTGACGAAAGCAGGCCGGAGCGGGCTGGTGCTGGACCTCGATATCGGGCGCTTGGCGGTCAGCCGCCGGCTCGCCGAGGACGAGGGGTTCCACTACTCTCGTGCAGCGGTGCTGGATGTATACGAAGTGCTGCGCCAGCTTATCGATGCCACGGACGAGCTCACGTCGTGCTTCGTGCTGGTGGCCTGCGCTCCCGAGTTCCTCAACGATTTCAGTCGCGGCCTCGAAGTCTACCAGGCGCTCAAGCTGCGCATCTGGGATGAGGTGCACGACCGGCGCCGCACCAACCCGCTTTCCGCGCTGATCCGGGTCTCGCCCAGCGCGGAGCCGTGGACCGTGCCCGCATGA